A stretch of DNA from Coccidioides posadasii str. Silveira chromosome 1, complete sequence:
CGGGGTCGCGAGCCGGGCATTGGGACGAAAAGCAAACTTCCCATGAAACTCAATTTTTTATCGCGTCTCCTCGCGTTGCTTGACTAAGCAAGTGAACAACCTTCTCGAACGACAGCAGAGAAACAGGCACAGATCTTGCCCCCAGCACCCAATACAATAGCATCAAGGCCTGGGAGAGTTCTCCAATGGCTGTGCCTTCGGTGCTAGCTACCCGCTCCACGCCATGGCGGCATCTCTACCGGTCCCTTCTGCGCGAATGCACATATCTCCCCGACCCGATCGCTTCAGGCTACATGCACAACTACATTCGCTCGGGCTTTCGAGAGAGCGTCTCCGAGCACAAAATACGGGGCCTGAAGCCGATTCAGAAGCTGCATCGGCACCGACGATTCCGGAAGCTCTTGTCGCTCCTCCACCGTGCCAATCAGGGATATCTAAAGTCGTTGCAACGAGTGCTCTTCCTCTCGTACGGCAGGATTGGAAAGCGACGCAATTTTCTCATGCGCCCATTGCTTGgagatcaaaaaaaaatCGAAACCTACGGCGATGATTGGGAACCTCCCAGTGCCCTTCTAACACTGGTAAGAGATCAATCCAGACGGAAAGCGGTTTCCGAGCTGAAACTGCGACGCAACGTGAAAGTGTTCGAACCGCCTATTCCCAAGACAAACAGCTGGGGGAGGCCAACACCGTTCAAACGTCGTGTGAATATCCGGAGGAAATGGCATCAATCGCTGATGAATAGTGTTCTTCCAATGCTACCGGAGCAGGAATGGGAAGTCCTTCAAGGCCTAGCTTCTGGGAAAGCACCGTGGAGCGCTCCTAAGCGGAGGAAAACCCCAGCATCTCACCAACAAGATACCCTGCTTACACCTGAGTTCATCGTCTACGGCCCGCCAAAAGGCCCTACGTTTGCAACGTATCTAAAAGGCCGGCCTCATAACATTACCCGAAAATTCATGGAGAATATATGGAAGAAGGTATGCACTCTTACGCCGAAAATGACCTGGGATGAAACCAAGGATAAATGGTCAATTACTTGGGGACTACTTGACGTTCCACGGCGACATCCTTCGCGAAAGCTAGATCCGGAGAAGGGGGCCACCCTGTTCCAAGGGATTGATCCGCGGACAGGGCTGACTGAGAGGCAAAAATCGAACAAGGCCAAAATATGAGGAATAATGGATATCGAATGTTGGAATGTATTCCAGCACTACTGTGTACAGATTCGATCATTTACCTGGCTATATGCAAGCAAACACCACGAATTAGCTTTACATATGCGAGAGGACACATGCCATTGCATCGCCAGCAAGTTGGATCCTTGACATATCGATAGAGGACCTAGAGCGTATTTAGCCAACTTTTATCGCGGTTCCAATTTTCCTTTTAGCATTCCACAGAAGCTCTCGAACAGGACTGAGTCGAACCCCTTAATCCATCTCACAATCACGTCTACGTTCTCTATTCCTGTTTGTTTCACAAGGACAGCAAATCCCAGGGCCGCCTTACTCTCATCGATAGATTTGGATAAACTTTCCGCCGTTTGGCCTTCGACTATAAGATGCTGTCTCTTTCTTCGCGCCTGCCGGGACCAAACATTCTCCATTGCAAATCCAAGGCCTCGCGATGCATGTTGATCCCAACTCCAGAGCATTTGAAGAGACTTCATTTCGTCGTTAATCTTGTGGATGAGAAACGTGATTGACTCGAACTCCGGGTGAAATGTGAATTCAGAGGGAAAAGGGAGGAGGTGTTTTGGAATACTGGAAATGTTTCTGGCAACACCCATTGTTGGCCTTAGATCTCTCCACGACCAGGCAATTGCCCATCTTCGTGTTTTCGACCCCTGCACGAACTCCGTGACGGCCCAATTTTGGTTACCACTTTCCAACAGCTTCTCGATAAGTTTTGTGACACTGCTCAGTTTCCCGAGCATTGATGTGTACCATTGAACTTTGTTGCGAAGTTTGAGGCTTTCGTCAATTATTCTCTGTACGAAACTTTCCTCCCCGCCCGCCGTAACCATTTCTACTGGTGCTCCGGTACACGCCTATAGGAGCCTTTTTAGCGGAAATCCTTTCAAAATTACCAATAGTTTTTCCTTGACATACCGAATTAGGTGGGCGGTGCTTCAGATTAGCCGAGGCAAGCATTTCCTCTTCGGATTCATAAAACGGCGGATTACACATTGTGAATTGTAGTCTGAATGTTTGAGTGAGACGCCACACAAAATTCAAAACGGCTGCTTACCTCTCAAAAGGCACTTTATCCCCCAAAGCTATCAAGGGATCTTCTGCTGTGGTCTTAACCACACGAATACGAGATTGCAAATTATTCCTCTTCACATTCTCTTGGGCGTACTGGAAATTTTTATCGTTTATATCTAATCCCGCATCAGTATCGGCAAACATTCGACAACTGTGCTAGAAAAGAGAAACAGAGATAGAAATATACCCGTGGCAACAAACATCCATTTCGGCCTCTGGGCACATGCAAGCAATGGATATATGCAACTGGCCCCTGTTCCTCTACAACAAGCCGCATTAGCATATAATGTTAGGTATAATAACAATAAAAACATAGAAGACCATACATATCTAATCCAACAACCTCCCTTTCGGGATCATATCCGCCTCTGTAATCATCGTTCGTTGTATCAATTAAGTCTTGTAGCCAGAGGACGTAGTTGAAGCTAGATATATGCTTCAGTCCAACCCTTCATCTAAATCCTTCCACTTTAGTCTACCAATCAGAAGGGCCATATATACCGATTAGGGACCTAATATCGAAATCACGCTGTTAGCCGGAAGACCGGGGGCTCATCTTGGATAAGTAAGAAGCGTATATACGCACTGGCGGACACAGCCGATCGTCGGATAACTCCACATTCAACTTGAAATCTCGCCTCAGCAGACTTTTAGTCAACTGCCTGATGGTAACCAGTTAGTCGGGGTTGTTTCATGTTACAAGGAAATACCCTGGAGGCGTTGCCGCGAGCAGCTTGGACGTCTCGTTGAGAGAGCATAAACTGGGGAACGCCGGGGGGGTGGGTGGGGGTGTTAAATCGTACCTCACAGCGCCGGGGTCGTTAAAGTCCAATTGGCCGTTGACTTTGAGGCTAGACAGGTTCAGCCTGATTGTATTTCCATTGGCTGTGTTTGGCCcaagagaggggggggggggggggggggggggggggggtatATCTGGGGGAGATAAAATATGGAGGCGGGACTCACAACTTTGCGAAGTCGGGGTCCTCCAATGCGAGGCTTCGGAAATCGACATCTTGTCGATAGATGTTTCTGGGTGAGTCCATGTTGCTATAATACTATGCTATGTCTCAACTCCCAAAGAAGCCTTAGCGAGATGAGGAGGAAGATGGCTGAAAGGTGATGCGGTTATGGGGGCGATGTATCTAAGTATCAAGTCAGCTGGTCGGGGATTTCGCTCTTTTAACTAAATATTCTTGTTTGTATGCTTTGGCATGTATTTTATCTCACCAAATACCTCGCACAGCTCTGAACCGCAATTCTCAAAAGCCAAATGGCATAGTACAAGTTCATCAGTGCGAATATCCATCAAGAGAGAAAACAGCCGTACATGGATGTGAGAAGTCAATTTGAACCTTTAAACCCGGGCGGAGATTTTTAAGCCATACAACTCGCGAGTTCACCGCAAATGCACTCCAACACTCTTGAGACAGGAACGAGCTAGCTCTCAGAGATCGACGTACGTTGCAACGGAAGCCATGATTTCAAGGGTTCCTCGCCTTGACATTACGGATCTTCGGTACAATATGTATTGCGTGAATCCCGTACGTTATCCCTTTGGGTAGAGAAGCTTGCCCACAAATCTCGGGCAAGATTTGAGCTATTATTTAACTCTCCCATAATTAACTATGGGTTTAGGGAAACTCTGGCAGGGCTTGCAACAAATCAAGGCTACAAATGCATCAAACGTCAATGATGCTAGTCCCGCAAACTATTTGACAGGAATTTCAAATGTATAACGGTCCGCTAGACAACATCTCAACGTCTCTTAGCCTATCGAACTTTCTCCCAAAAGCCCCATCGTATGGAGTCCGAGAGGCAATATTTATGGCATGGATTCGGGTGCAGCCAAAGCCATAGAGTACTAGTGTGCAGGCGCTTTTACAGGATAAAGTTCACCTCTTGCAAAAGTGGGATTCGTACCTGAAAGGTGTGCCAGCTATGTGAAAGCGCCATGTTTGCAAATGACCATTTTTGGCTCATGTAAACTGCACATCTCCCTCATCTGTCATGCTAGGCAGTTGTGCCAGCATCCTTGCTGTAATTCCCAGTCCATTTCAATATGCTTTTTGCACGGTTCAGACGGGATGCAGAAGGAATATGCCGTTCTGCTTACTTCCTGTTAACCAGTTGAGAACCATCAGACGACTGTTTTGAGCGTTGATCGACTATCGTAACAATACCTTAGTTAACTTGatccgtactccgtactcagtAGTAATTTCAGGACTAAGAACGAATTTACaggagagaaagagggaCGAAATAACAACCACGTCCAAGGCAATGCGGATTAGTTAGAAGTTAACTAGTGGTTGCTTCGAGGACAGCCACATACGTATGACTCTATCAGTCtttaatttctttataaTCACTCCtaaactaactagttagtcaACTGGCCCGGATTAAGCTTTGTCAAGAAATGCGTTGGAACTCGGGGGCCTTTCGCGGTatgatgtactccgtatgcctACAGGGAAGTAATCTCGTACGGTAAACACATCCGCGAGAAGCGGCTTCAGCAGAGCCAACGCGTCCGAAATTATAAATGCATTGTATACCTATTCGACACAATCTAACTACTCACATGTTGTTCTAAGACATAGCACGCAAGTCACCGCCGAAAAACCATACCATACGTCCCTAAACAAAGTACCTCCCCGGGTCTGACGAAGCTCCCAATCCTAACACACAAGGCGAAATGCAAAAAGCAATGGAACAAACCGCCCAAGTGTACGTCAAGTAGGACTCCGCCAACCTAAAGggaacaaaaaaagaaaagaaattagAAGTAATCAAGGAAACTTAGCAGGAGGCCTGAGCAAGACTGCAATCTATAAGTGAACATGCAAAACGCCGAAACGGGGAATAAGAAATGCTACATGAAAGGTATCAATCATTCCAACCAGACAAGTCAGAAATGGAGAGGGGGTGAACTTGTCGTTTTCGAGAACAGATCcaggggggaaaagaaaagaaaactaGGTCCCGAAACGACACACACAAAACACGGCAAGTATGAGACCAAGAAGTGAATCACAGGCAGCGGGATAAAATATGGGAATGAGAAATATAATGAAACAACCCTCGAGACTCCGTCCTCGAGCCGCCAATTTTGGCTATCCGCAGGTCCCGAATATCTGGGCTTGATCGAGGGTCATTTGTGGTGCTGGTTTTACAGGGATGTTGCAGTAGCACCGGCACATGGAGATCAAGGGATTGGCTGGGTGTCGCGCGCTCCACTTCCCTTCAGACGCTTGAGAGAAGTTAGTATATACATAGGAAGCGAGTCTCCACAGACAAGGGAACCTTTTGGGAAGGGCTTGCTTGCGAAGTTGAGGGACTTACCTAAGGGTTTTTTATCTTCCCTGCTGCCACTTCTGGTAGCATGGGTTGCATCTCGTGAATCCGCAGATCTTACAGCGCCAGATGGCCTGGTGTAGGCCATCAGTGCACTGCATGCATCTCCATGTTATCATGCCATTTCGGTCTTGAGCAACTTCCCATTGATGAGAGCACTGGGGGTTGGCCATTTTGTATGTCTGAACCGGTtgggttttctttttctttgcttaTCCGGGATCACGGTTCGAGGCAGAAGGCGGGCCTGTTTCGTGGTTTTTGAGCCACTTGGTTGGTGCAAGAGACTAACGCTAAGACTTCCGAAGGGTCAGGGCGGCTGGAATCAGTTCCAGCAAACTGGTCgaagcccaaaaaaaaaaaaaaaaacaaaaaagatgTCAAAATGGCGTCGGGAGAGGCTAGATGCGCTTTCTGGAAGCAAAATGACTTGTGGAAATGCTTTGCTGATGTTTCATGGAAATGGGTATGGCAAGAGTGTACCCCGTAGATCGAGGAAATTTGTGTGCCTCGATTAAGATATTTCTAAGGCCCGAGTTGCCCCTGTCAAATAAACGAACAGGGTGACTGGCAAAAGGCTGGGTGTGCGAGAGAAGCAAAGAGTGCGTGAAGATTTCAGGAAAGATGGCGAAGAATTCCACTCAGTGGGCTGCGAAGCAGAGAGTAGATAATCCACAAGTGGCCGCTGGAAACAAGACGAGAAGTGCACGCAGGCCTCCCCGGGAAGTCGATGGTGTCGTATTATGTACGAGTATACTGACTGTGCCAATGTCTCAAAACCATTAACAGAATGACAATCAAACAATCCAAACAATGATAAAGGTTATGGAAAGACAAAACACATGTAAGAATAGAAGAGCGAACCCCCGTTGGAGGGGAAAGGAGCTGAATTTAAAGGTTCTGAAATTCTGCTTCGCGACATCCTTCAAGTTGGTTACGGGAAAGGATAACCCTCAGCCTCCGGTATCTGACAAAGGGATGGTCGAAGCATAGAGCCTCCATCCATAGTCCAAAAGTAAAAATCTGATGAGCAGTCCAGAATTCTACGCGACGCTGTCCGAGGCGAAAATGAGCGGGCGAACCGGCCAGCCTATTGGCCTGTGCTTTATTTTGGCTCTTTGGGGTGGATGGTTAGGATCCTGTATCAGGGGACAACATACGCATGCCTACAGGTACCGGTGATTGGGACGGA
This window harbors:
- a CDS encoding uncharacterized protein (EggNog:ENOG410PS02~COG:S~BUSCO:9861at33183), which gives rise to MAVPSVLATRSTPWRHLYRSLLRECTYLPDPIASGYMHNYIRSGFRESVSEHKIRGLKPIQKLHRHRRFRKLLSLLHRANQGYLKSLQRVLFLSYGRIGKRRNFLMRPLLGDQKKIETYGDDWEPPSALLTLVRDQSRRKAVSELKLRRNVKVFEPPIPKTNSWGRPTPFKRRVNIRRKWHQSLMNSVLPMLPEQEWEVLQGLASGKAPWSAPKRRKTPASHQQDTLLTPEFIVYGPPKGPTFATYLKGRPHNITRKFMENIWKKVCTLTPKMTWDETKDKWSITWGLLDVPRRHPSRKLDPEKGATLFQGIDPRTGLTERQKSNKAKI
- a CDS encoding uncharacterized protein (EggNog:ENOG410PIKW~COG:S~BUSCO:8094at33183), which produces MFADTDAGLDINDKNFQYAQENVKRNNLQSRIRVVKTTAEDPLIALGDKVPFERLQFTMCNPPFYESEEEMLASANLKHRPPNSACTGAPVEMVTAGGEESFVQRIIDESLKLRNKVQWYTSMLGKLSSVTKLIEKLLESGNQNWAVTEFVQGSKTRRWAIAWSWRDLRPTMGVARNISSIPKHLLPFPSEFTFHPEFESITFLIHKINDEMKSLQMLWSWDQHASRGLGFAMENVWSRQARRKRQHLIVEGQTAESLSKSIDESKAALGFAVLVKQTGIENVDVIVRWIKGFDSVLFESFCGMLKGKLEPR